The DNA segment CTTGATCCCGCTATCCCAAGTGGCGACAACGGGTGGTACGTCGGCGATGTTACCCTGACCTGGACGGTTATTGATCTGGAGTCACCAGACACGCTTAGTCAGGTGGGTTGCGCCGACCAGACCATCAATGCCGATCAGATGAAGACAACCTATTCGTGCCAGGCGACCTCGTCGGGTGGTGCGGCGGCGCAGGTGGACGTGATCATTGGCCGCGACGCGACCGCTCCGGTTGTGACTGTGGCCGGCGTTGCTGATGGTTCAACCTACCCGGCTAGCTCCGTTCCGGTCGCAAGTTGCACCACGACCGACGCCACCTCCGGCGTCGCGACACAGGCCACCGTCAGCACGACAGGCGGACCGGTCGGCGACATCACCGTCACCTGCGCTGGTGCGACGGACAACGCCGGCAACACAGCGGCAGCAGCCTCGGCGACCTACTCCGTGCAGTATGACTGGAATGGCTTCAGCGGCGTGGTGAAGAACCAGCCGAAGGCGACCACCTGGATCGCCTTGCTGCCGGTGCCGGTCCTGTTCTCGATCGATGGCAACCAGGGACGCGACGCCGTCACCAGCATCACCTCGCGCAGTTGCAGCAACGCACCGGGTGTTGGTGAAGTCAGTGCCGGATCGCTGTTCAACATCGGTGTGGTCAGTCTGGGACGCAGCGACCAGTACCTGTTCATCTGGACGACGCCACGCTCGTGGGCGCGCACCTGCCGCGTGCTGACCGTCACCCTGGCGGATGGCACGTCTCACGAAGCGATATTCAACTTCAAGTAAGCAACGCGGCATACAACCGCCCGCAGCGGGGTTCTGTTCGTCACCCAGCGCCCTGCTGCGGAACGACATACGCCGGTAGAAATGGTGATTGAAAGGGATATGGATATGGCGAGGCCTGTCGCAGTTTACTCCTCCCGCTCGTTCGTGCGCTTGCTCCTGAGCGCCTTCCTGCTGGCCGGCCTGCTCGTCACGCTCGTCCCTGCGGTGAGCCGGGCGGCGAGCTTCACCGTAACGAACACGGACGATAGCGGCCCCGGGTCGCTGCGTCAGGCTGTGCAAGATGCATCAGGGTTGTCGGGTGACCACACGATTACCTTCGCCCTGAACAATTGCCCCTGCGCGATCGTCCTCACGAGTGTGCTGATAATCAGTGGCAACATCACGATCCAGGGATTGGGCGCAGACATGCTGACGATCAGCGGTGGGAATGCCACGAGGGTGTTCCTGGTGAAGGACGGCGTCACCGCCACGCTCGACGGCCTGACGATCAGCGATGGCAGTGCCGAGGAAGGCGGCGGTATCCACGTTGCTTCGAGCACGCTCACCATCACCAACAGTGTCTTCACCGGCAACGGCTACGTCAACGTTTGGGGCGGATGGGGCGGCGCAATCAACGCCTCGTCGAGCACTGTCACCATCACGAACAGCACATTCTCCGACAACACCGGATATATCGGTGCCGCGATCCATTCTGCCGATTCAGTGCTGCGCATCGAGAACACGACGGTGGAGCACAATCTGAGCACCTACCTCGCCGGAGGGGTGTCGAGCATGGGCACCGGCTCGGCGACGATCGTTGACAGCATCTTCACCAATAACGAAGGCGGTGAATCAGGCACCGGCGGCGGCGTCTACGCTGATACTGACCTCACCGTCATCGGCAGCTCGTTCTCCAATAACGACGCGGGTGAGTATGGCTGGGGTGGCGGCATCGCCATGTTCGGCGGCGATCTGGCGATTACCGGGAGCAGCTTCATCGAAAACACTGCCGACGCTAGTGGCGGCTATGGAGGCGCGATCTTCACGACGTACGCAACATCGATAGAGATCGCTGACAGCGAGTTCGTTGAAAACACGGGCTGGATGGGTGGTGCTATCTACACTGAAGGTGACTCGACCATCAGTATGATCAGCAGCACGTTTGATCGGAACCATGCAACGGATACCGGCGGTGCAATATACGCGTCAAAACCTCTCAACATCATCAACAGCACGTTTAGCG comes from the Thermomicrobiales bacterium genome and includes:
- a CDS encoding PxKF domain-containing protein, producing the protein MFDGTPPVITYTLDPAIPSGDNGWYVGDVTLTWTVIDLESPDTLSQVGCADQTINADQMKTTYSCQATSSGGAAAQVDVIIGRDATAPVVTVAGVADGSTYPASSVPVASCTTTDATSGVATQATVSTTGGPVGDITVTCAGATDNAGNTAAAASATYSVQYDWNGFSGVVKNQPKATTWIALLPVPVLFSIDGNQGRDAVTSITSRSCSNAPGVGEVSAGSLFNIGVVSLGRSDQYLFIWTTPRSWARTCRVLTVTLADGTSHEAIFNFK